The Pricia mediterranea genome includes a window with the following:
- a CDS encoding ThuA domain-containing protein, protein MKKLLYIFVCCTLFACKEDKKSVAETVQQEEPPKEQLVFEGDGPGAKNIVLISGDEEYRSEEALPQLAKILSEHHGFNCTVLFAQDPDNPGIVDANYVNNIPGLEALDKADMMVVFTRFRALPDEQMKHIDDYLMAGKPVMGIRTATHAFMFPEDSESSYRHYGNYYNGDRSEWQGGFGRLVLGEHWIAHHGHHRHQSQRGMIFEDVRDHPITNGIEDGDVWGASDVYEVRLPLPGDAEPLLYGQVMNRKGDYDETDIHYGMRPSDDEVAKVNNEGKTVNDVKMPIAWTKSYQLPGGEKGRAFTTTVGAASDMLIEGTRRLLVNGVFWSMDLPVPEKADVSLVGDFEPTRFEFRDEGYYQEKGLKVGDFYVRR, encoded by the coding sequence ATGAAAAAATTACTCTACATTTTTGTTTGTTGTACCCTGTTCGCCTGTAAAGAGGATAAAAAATCCGTTGCGGAAACGGTGCAACAGGAAGAACCACCAAAAGAACAGCTTGTTTTCGAGGGCGATGGTCCCGGTGCAAAAAACATTGTTTTAATTTCGGGAGATGAGGAATATCGGTCTGAGGAAGCCCTGCCGCAACTGGCGAAAATTCTATCGGAACATCACGGTTTCAACTGTACGGTGCTTTTTGCGCAGGACCCCGATAATCCGGGAATCGTAGATGCGAATTACGTGAACAACATCCCGGGCTTGGAGGCTTTGGACAAGGCGGACATGATGGTCGTCTTTACCCGCTTCCGCGCCCTGCCCGATGAACAGATGAAGCACATTGACGATTATTTGATGGCCGGGAAACCGGTTATGGGCATCCGCACGGCGACCCATGCCTTTATGTTTCCGGAAGATTCGGAATCGTCTTATCGGCACTACGGCAATTACTACAACGGAGACCGATCGGAATGGCAAGGTGGTTTCGGCCGACTCGTTTTGGGCGAACATTGGATCGCACACCATGGACACCATAGACACCAAAGCCAACGGGGGATGATTTTCGAAGATGTCCGTGACCATCCTATTACCAACGGTATCGAAGACGGAGATGTTTGGGGAGCTTCCGATGTATATGAAGTCCGTTTACCACTTCCGGGCGATGCGGAGCCTCTACTCTACGGTCAGGTAATGAACAGAAAAGGGGATTACGACGAGACCGATATCCATTACGGCATGCGACCTTCCGATGACGAAGTGGCCAAAGTGAACAATGAGGGCAAAACCGTGAACGATGTCAAAATGCCCATCGCTTGGACCAAAAGCTACCAACTGCCGGGCGGAGAAAAAGGTAGGGCATTCACTACCACGGTCGGGGCCGCCAGCGACATGCTTATCGAAGGTACCCGTAGGCTGCTGGTCAACGGCGTCTTCTGGTCAATGGACCTGCCCGTTCCCGAAAAGGCCGATGTTAGCCTCGTGGGCGACTTCGAGCCTACGCGTTTTGAGTTCCGGGATGAGGGCTACTATCAGGAAAAGGGACTTAAGGTAGGCGATTTTTATGTAAGGAGATGA
- a CDS encoding sugar phosphate isomerase/epimerase family protein translates to MKIGMNMLLWTNHVTSEHFPVIETLKNTGFDGIELFLGEGNISHYAKLGKHFDAIEMGVTAVASLAPEENIASPDPKFRAAGLDKLKWSIDVAEAANAEIICGPFHSTFAYFTRQPPTADERQRSVEQLRKAAEYAADANIVLTPEAVNRFECYLYNTMADLKTLVEAVDHPNLGAMFDTHHAHIEEKSQSEALKTIAPVLKHVHISENDRGTPGSGQIHWDSVFDTLKEIEYDGWLTIEAFSTIIPEFANAINVWRDYSPAEEIYTEGLRLIQKGLEARSRMPKR, encoded by the coding sequence ATGAAAATCGGAATGAATATGTTGCTGTGGACGAACCACGTGACTTCAGAGCACTTTCCCGTAATAGAAACTTTAAAAAACACCGGATTTGACGGGATCGAACTTTTTTTAGGGGAAGGCAATATCTCGCACTATGCCAAGCTTGGGAAGCATTTTGACGCTATCGAAATGGGAGTCACGGCAGTTGCCAGCTTGGCCCCGGAGGAGAATATTGCCAGTCCTGATCCAAAGTTTCGGGCAGCGGGACTCGATAAGCTAAAGTGGTCGATAGATGTGGCCGAAGCAGCCAATGCGGAGATTATTTGTGGTCCCTTCCACTCCACTTTCGCCTATTTCACAAGACAACCGCCGACGGCGGACGAACGCCAACGCAGTGTGGAGCAATTGCGGAAGGCGGCCGAATACGCTGCAGATGCGAATATCGTTTTAACCCCCGAAGCCGTCAATCGGTTCGAATGCTATCTCTACAATACCATGGCCGATCTAAAAACTTTGGTAGAAGCTGTTGACCACCCCAACTTGGGAGCCATGTTCGACACCCATCACGCCCATATCGAGGAGAAAAGTCAGTCCGAAGCACTAAAGACCATCGCGCCGGTGCTCAAGCACGTGCATATCAGTGAAAACGACCGGGGCACCCCAGGTAGCGGCCAGATCCATTGGGACAGTGTTTTCGACACGCTCAAGGAAATCGAATACGATGGCTGGCTGACTATCGAGGCCTTCAGTACGATCATTCCCGAATTCGCCAATGCCATCAACGTATGGCGGGACTATTCCCCGGCGGAGGAGATTTATACCGAAGGCCTGCGATTGATTCAAAAAGGGTTAGAGGCTAGGAGTCGGATGCCAAAGAGATAG
- a CDS encoding sugar phosphate isomerase/epimerase family protein, translating to MPKNNFPKLHNASWPGVVGKGPDSEPAIDIDTLIDLTADAEVDGVKFDGIDLFAADPHLDIDADDDVLKRMADKVAAKNLKIGSLVAPIWAPVGGGSAMGSAEERQKFVTQVRKACEIGQKFRELGIRPSGVVRIDSSVDPITWEADPVENNKLIVQTFREACDVAADYGESLAAEGEICWGGMHGWKTMVENLEAVDRPNIGFQADMAHTLLYLLGYNKPDERILPQDFDWNDRETLTKGLEKLTAALRPWTIDFHVAQNDGTVFGSGSHDKTGRHCLADDPNGKLDIAVDAGHWLRDENGNLTKKLRHICWDGCMFPNEVMMKPKTWNDILAAMIAVREKHGWYEEE from the coding sequence ATGCCAAAAAATAATTTTCCAAAACTACACAATGCCTCATGGCCAGGTGTCGTCGGGAAAGGTCCCGATTCTGAACCTGCAATCGATATCGATACCCTGATCGACCTGACCGCGGACGCGGAGGTCGATGGGGTGAAATTCGACGGGATCGATCTTTTTGCTGCCGATCCGCACCTCGATATCGATGCCGACGACGATGTTCTCAAGAGAATGGCGGACAAGGTCGCCGCAAAAAATTTGAAAATCGGAAGTCTGGTAGCCCCGATCTGGGCTCCGGTAGGAGGAGGTTCGGCCATGGGTTCGGCGGAAGAACGGCAGAAATTCGTGACCCAGGTCCGAAAGGCCTGCGAAATCGGCCAAAAATTCCGTGAACTCGGTATCCGGCCCTCGGGGGTGGTGCGTATCGATTCTTCCGTAGATCCCATCACTTGGGAGGCCGATCCCGTAGAGAACAATAAATTAATAGTACAGACTTTCCGTGAGGCCTGTGACGTAGCCGCGGACTACGGGGAATCACTTGCGGCCGAAGGGGAGATATGCTGGGGCGGTATGCACGGCTGGAAGACCATGGTCGAAAACCTCGAGGCCGTGGATCGGCCCAACATCGGATTTCAGGCCGATATGGCACATACCTTATTATACCTCTTGGGATACAATAAACCCGACGAGCGCATCTTGCCCCAAGACTTCGATTGGAACGATCGGGAGACGCTGACAAAAGGACTCGAAAAACTGACCGCTGCCCTACGGCCGTGGACCATCGATTTTCACGTCGCGCAGAACGACGGTACTGTTTTCGGTTCCGGTTCCCACGACAAGACCGGTAGGCATTGCCTGGCCGACGACCCCAATGGCAAGCTCGATATCGCCGTAGATGCGGGACACTGGCTGCGCGACGAAAACGGAAATTTGACCAAGAAGTTGCGTCATATCTGTTGGGACGGTTGTATGTTCCCCAATGAGGTCATGATGAAGCCGAAAACTTGGAACGATATTCTGGCCGCCATGATAGCGGTTAGGGAGAAGCACGGGTGGTACGAGGAAGAGTAG
- a CDS encoding NAD-dependent epimerase/dehydratase family protein → MSRIFITGGTGCIGAVTIYKLLQYSEVEKIVVATRSSNKEPLKLWLGEGLDARLEFVKLDVSNYEAISELLPKIDPTHIIHLGAYQSPDCSRDHIGGMQINTGGTMALFDAAEKLANLKRFVFASSAAVYGKRAMYPQELISENVPLAPPNHYGIWKLAGEHLARLFYDTTGVPTLCLRINTTYGKGRDKGKTSAPTNAMKAVALGTVSGEKIPFEMPYQGRENYHFVEDIGSAFAECTLQSYEGFGAFNVKGETIPIPEFLKIIEKEAALLEMDEFAKFSIAEDADPNLFVCDLNHGKIDTTFKDLPLTPIAEGVRKSLIEFRDMAEKGSLEFSSPAS, encoded by the coding sequence ATGAGCAGAATCTTCATAACAGGCGGTACGGGTTGCATCGGAGCGGTCACGATATATAAATTATTACAGTATTCCGAAGTCGAAAAAATTGTAGTCGCTACCCGTTCGAGCAACAAAGAACCCTTAAAATTATGGCTGGGCGAAGGCTTGGATGCACGTTTGGAATTTGTAAAGTTGGATGTATCGAACTATGAAGCCATTTCGGAACTATTACCGAAAATCGACCCCACCCACATCATACACTTGGGCGCCTATCAGAGTCCCGATTGTTCGAGGGACCACATCGGCGGGATGCAGATCAATACGGGGGGTACGATGGCGCTTTTCGATGCTGCCGAAAAACTTGCGAATCTGAAGCGGTTTGTATTCGCAAGTTCCGCGGCGGTGTACGGCAAAAGGGCCATGTATCCTCAAGAACTTATTTCGGAGAATGTGCCCCTGGCACCCCCGAACCACTATGGAATTTGGAAGTTGGCGGGAGAGCATTTGGCCCGGTTATTCTACGACACTACTGGCGTCCCGACCCTGTGTCTGCGTATTAATACGACGTATGGCAAAGGTCGGGACAAAGGAAAGACCTCGGCACCGACCAACGCGATGAAGGCGGTGGCCCTAGGGACCGTGTCCGGAGAGAAGATTCCCTTTGAAATGCCATATCAAGGCCGAGAAAACTATCATTTTGTGGAGGATATCGGCAGTGCATTTGCGGAGTGCACCTTGCAGTCCTACGAAGGGTTCGGGGCATTTAATGTAAAGGGCGAGACCATCCCTATTCCGGAATTTTTAAAAATCATCGAAAAGGAGGCAGCTCTTCTCGAAATGGATGAATTTGCAAAATTCTCGATTGCCGAGGATGCCGACCCCAACCTCTTCGTATGCGATCTCAACCACGGAAAAATAGACACGACGTTTAAAGACCTTCCGCTGACTCCAATCGCGGAAGGAGTAAGGAAATCACTGATAGAATTTAGGGATATGGCGGAAAAAGGGAGTTTGGAATTTTCAAGTCCCGCCTCATGA
- a CDS encoding Gfo/Idh/MocA family protein — protein sequence MKSIGIGFIGAGDIADLHAEAVNGLQGAELVGLWNRTPGKGRAKAEKFGCKTYDSVNELLEDPDIDAVFVLTNMETHCEYTIRAAEAGKHILVEKPAASSISELERMQDAVDKAGVKCMPVHNYIYEPGIKRAKAMIEKGQLGTITQFYMMYNIHHAHEIRARYPGVIRQILTHHSYTMLYLAGQPKTVSCLKYTSDPSLAPQENLAMANLRMQNGSLSHLCASFANDDHAGDPWSCIIKVMGTKGSTRYSYRDFVINAANGPHSQTYQCYPESIKNTAVHFIDQVIRNDENPLSSLEDAITCQRIIEACERSETEGVHVRLESRLET from the coding sequence ATGAAAAGCATTGGAATCGGATTTATTGGAGCGGGCGACATCGCGGATCTACACGCCGAGGCCGTAAATGGACTTCAAGGTGCCGAGTTGGTCGGATTGTGGAACCGGACTCCGGGAAAAGGCCGGGCCAAAGCGGAGAAATTCGGGTGCAAGACCTATGACTCGGTCAACGAGCTGCTCGAGGATCCCGATATCGATGCTGTCTTTGTGTTGACCAATATGGAGACGCATTGCGAATACACGATACGTGCGGCAGAGGCCGGAAAGCACATTCTTGTCGAAAAACCGGCAGCTTCCAGTATTTCAGAGCTGGAGCGGATGCAGGATGCAGTTGATAAGGCGGGAGTGAAATGTATGCCGGTACACAATTATATTTATGAGCCGGGCATCAAAAGGGCGAAAGCCATGATCGAAAAGGGCCAGCTGGGTACAATCACGCAATTTTATATGATGTACAACATCCATCATGCGCACGAAATCAGGGCGCGTTATCCAGGGGTAATTAGACAGATTTTGACCCATCATAGTTATACCATGTTATATCTTGCCGGGCAGCCGAAGACCGTTTCCTGTTTGAAATACACTTCGGATCCGAGCTTGGCGCCCCAGGAGAACTTGGCCATGGCGAACTTGCGGATGCAAAACGGATCCTTATCGCATCTCTGTGCCAGTTTTGCCAACGACGACCATGCAGGCGATCCCTGGTCATGCATCATCAAGGTTATGGGAACCAAAGGTAGCACCCGGTACAGCTACCGAGATTTTGTAATCAACGCTGCCAATGGTCCCCATTCACAGACCTATCAATGCTATCCGGAATCCATAAAGAACACGGCGGTCCATTTTATCGACCAAGTCATCCGCAATGATGAAAACCCGTTGTCCAGCTTGGAAGACGCCATCACCTGTCAGCGAATCATCGAGGCCTGTGAGAGGTCGGAAACGGAAGGGGTTCATGTAAGATTAGAATCGAGACTTGAGACTTAA
- a CDS encoding Gfo/Idh/MocA family protein, with protein sequence MSNKKDLRIGLVGYGFMGRTHSNAYRRVPNFFPDLQYNPILKAVCARNEERVKAFAEQWGYESFETDWRKLVARDDIDAIDICTPNHMHAEIAIAAAEAGKMVLCEKPLARTVAEAQPMVDAVEKAGIANTVYYNYRRVPAVTLAKQLIDAGKLGKIFHYRANFLQDWTISPELPQGGEGTWRLDNDAAGSGVTGDLLAHCIDTAMWLNGGIKDVSAVTETFIKERVHSKTGEKQKVTIDDACLFHCHFDNGSLGLFEATRYARGHKALYTFEINGEHASIRWDLHDLSRLEYFDHRDESVERGWRSIHVTDGDQPYMDKWWVPGLSIGYEHSFVHQVADFLKALEEGKPCSPTFKEAQETQKVCEAVLESAKSRSWKDTGVEWK encoded by the coding sequence ATGAGCAATAAAAAAGACTTACGGATCGGCTTGGTCGGGTATGGCTTTATGGGCCGTACCCACTCGAACGCCTATAGAAGGGTGCCCAATTTTTTTCCCGATTTACAATACAATCCTATTCTGAAGGCGGTCTGTGCCAGGAACGAAGAACGGGTCAAGGCCTTCGCGGAACAATGGGGCTACGAATCCTTCGAAACGGATTGGCGCAAATTGGTGGCGCGCGATGATATCGACGCAATCGATATCTGTACCCCGAACCACATGCACGCCGAAATCGCTATTGCTGCGGCAGAGGCAGGAAAAATGGTGCTGTGCGAGAAACCCTTGGCCCGTACCGTTGCCGAGGCCCAGCCGATGGTCGATGCCGTCGAAAAGGCCGGGATCGCCAATACGGTATATTACAACTACAGGAGGGTTCCTGCTGTGACCCTGGCCAAGCAGCTGATCGACGCCGGAAAACTCGGCAAAATTTTTCACTACCGAGCGAACTTTTTGCAGGATTGGACCATCAGTCCGGAACTGCCCCAAGGTGGCGAGGGCACGTGGCGGTTAGACAATGACGCTGCCGGATCCGGAGTGACCGGTGACCTGTTGGCCCATTGTATCGATACGGCAATGTGGTTAAACGGCGGCATTAAGGATGTCTCCGCCGTGACAGAGACCTTTATCAAAGAACGGGTGCATTCCAAAACCGGAGAAAAACAGAAAGTGACCATCGATGATGCGTGTTTGTTCCATTGTCATTTCGACAATGGATCTTTAGGGCTGTTCGAAGCCACCCGGTATGCCAGGGGCCATAAAGCGCTATATACTTTTGAGATCAATGGCGAACATGCCTCCATTAGATGGGATTTACACGACCTATCGCGATTGGAGTACTTCGACCACCGCGATGAATCCGTCGAGAGGGGTTGGCGCTCCATTCATGTCACCGATGGTGATCAGCCTTATATGGACAAGTGGTGGGTTCCGGGACTCTCTATCGGATACGAACACAGTTTTGTCCATCAGGTAGCGGACTTTCTGAAAGCTTTGGAGGAAGGAAAACCTTGCTCCCCCACCTTTAAGGAAGCCCAAGAAACCCAGAAAGTCTGTGAGGCGGTTCTGGAATCGGCGAAGTCCAGAAGCTGGAAGGACACCGGGGTGGAGTGGAAATAA
- a CDS encoding zinc-dependent alcohol dehydrogenase, which produces MIEQLKGFCLQGRERIYPGSEGSVTANTAVVEMKTPELREGEILAKTLYTGICGSDNSAALGKPNFDWVERPRIIGHEFSAEILELGPGDHDGLKVGDRFTPLAMLGCQDEDCPACSVAKWNLCPEKQIIGFHRNGGFGQQVVLESDRVVPLMKGLSPQQGALVEPLSVVVNALYHKCHIKPGDDVVVTGCGIIGLMSAELAKAAGARVLVTGIAHDRDIRLKKAGEQGFITIEVSPENTLAQQLKAGIEDADGIPFGTNGQVDLLIECSGVPQVLSEAISVVRPEGDICVIATYPKEVAINATHLTRTSLNMRGSMGSCREDYRVAQKLMVTGVFPADAYIDAYDFKDITQAFEDSIGANNVKAVVKMN; this is translated from the coding sequence ATGATAGAACAACTAAAAGGCTTCTGCCTACAAGGTCGTGAAAGAATTTATCCCGGTTCGGAGGGTTCTGTGACCGCCAATACCGCAGTGGTTGAAATGAAGACTCCAGAGCTTCGGGAAGGAGAGATTTTGGCAAAAACGCTATATACTGGAATTTGCGGATCAGACAACAGTGCCGCCTTGGGCAAACCGAATTTTGATTGGGTCGAACGGCCTCGAATCATCGGTCACGAATTCAGTGCCGAAATTCTCGAGCTGGGTCCCGGCGACCACGATGGCCTCAAGGTCGGCGACCGCTTTACGCCCTTGGCGATGCTGGGCTGCCAAGATGAGGACTGCCCCGCCTGTAGCGTGGCGAAATGGAACCTCTGTCCGGAAAAACAGATTATTGGTTTCCATAGAAATGGAGGATTCGGACAGCAAGTGGTATTGGAATCCGACCGGGTCGTCCCGCTTATGAAAGGGCTCTCCCCTCAACAAGGGGCATTGGTAGAACCGCTGTCCGTTGTCGTAAATGCCCTATACCACAAATGTCACATTAAGCCAGGTGACGATGTGGTCGTGACCGGATGTGGAATCATAGGTCTTATGTCCGCCGAATTGGCAAAGGCCGCTGGGGCCAGGGTGCTGGTGACCGGCATCGCACACGACCGTGACATCCGTTTGAAAAAGGCCGGGGAACAGGGATTTATCACCATTGAGGTATCCCCCGAAAACACGCTCGCACAACAATTAAAAGCGGGAATCGAAGATGCCGATGGAATTCCCTTCGGCACCAACGGACAAGTTGACCTGTTGATCGAATGTTCTGGCGTACCCCAAGTGCTTTCCGAAGCTATATCCGTTGTCCGACCGGAAGGCGATATTTGTGTTATCGCCACCTACCCCAAGGAAGTTGCCATCAACGCTACCCACTTGACCCGTACCTCGTTGAACATGCGAGGATCGATGGGATCTTGTAGAGAGGATTATAGGGTTGCCCAAAAATTAATGGTAACGGGTGTTTTTCCCGCTGATGCCTATATCGACGCCTATGATTTTAAGGACATCACCCAAGCCTTCGAAGATTCTATTGGTGCGAACAATGTAAAAGCGGTTGTTAAAATGAACTAA
- a CDS encoding AraC family transcriptional regulator has product MSSPNIEKTITSRQAFIFKDLKSPYFNPKWHFHPEFQISYIIKGKGTRFIGDHVQTFKEGDLVLTPPNLPHLWRSEEAYFEKNNPLGTHAMVIYFDQELMSPPLLRREEFYTLRKLVENASRGIEFYGSTPRDVYRLMQGIPPKKGFKRIINLLEILEVMADSETYNLLSSPGYTGVFKTNDAEKMHLVYDYVMKHFTTKIELQDVADLLNMTTTSFCRYFKPRANKTFTRFVNEIRIGHARKLLLEDNFNISQISYECGFNTLSNFNRQFKSIVEMSPHEYQKLFLNIKAGIS; this is encoded by the coding sequence ATGAGCAGCCCTAATATTGAAAAGACCATTACCTCGAGACAGGCTTTTATTTTTAAGGACCTTAAGAGTCCCTATTTCAACCCGAAATGGCATTTTCACCCGGAATTTCAGATATCCTATATCATCAAGGGGAAAGGAACACGGTTTATAGGCGATCACGTACAGACCTTTAAGGAGGGTGATCTGGTATTGACGCCACCCAACCTTCCTCATCTATGGCGTAGTGAAGAGGCCTATTTTGAAAAGAACAACCCCCTTGGCACCCATGCCATGGTAATCTATTTCGACCAAGAGCTGATGAGTCCCCCCCTTCTCCGCCGGGAGGAGTTTTACACCTTAAGGAAACTGGTCGAAAATGCGTCGAGAGGCATCGAATTCTACGGAAGCACCCCGCGCGATGTGTATCGGCTTATGCAAGGGATTCCTCCAAAAAAAGGGTTTAAGCGCATCATCAATCTACTGGAGATCCTGGAGGTAATGGCGGATAGCGAGACCTACAACCTGTTGTCGAGTCCTGGTTACACGGGCGTCTTTAAAACTAACGACGCGGAGAAAATGCATTTGGTCTACGATTACGTGATGAAGCACTTCACGACAAAAATAGAACTACAGGATGTGGCCGACCTATTGAACATGACCACCACCTCGTTCTGCAGGTACTTCAAGCCCCGGGCCAACAAAACCTTTACGCGCTTTGTCAATGAAATCAGAATAGGCCATGCACGAAAACTACTGCTGGAGGACAATTTCAACATCTCCCAAATATCATACGAATGCGGATTCAATACCTTATCGAACTTTAACCGACAGTTCAAGTCCATCGTAGAAATGAGTCCGCATGAATATCAAAAATTGTTTCTGAACATCAAGGCGGGGATTTCTTAG